CGCCTCTTCGCGTAAGGTCACGCAGGTCTGATCCCGCATGCTGTAGCGCAGCATTTTGGACAGGCTAGAGAGTAGTGTATACGCCCGTTGTCCTTGCTGTTGAAGGGCAAGTGTACCGATCGATTGCAGTGTATTATACAGAAAATGCGGATGAATCTGCGCTTGCAACGCTTTGAGCTGATTTGTCTTATTGGCGATCTCGAGTCGATATTCCCGCAAAATAAGATTATTTACCGTATCCATCATATCCCGGAAATGACGAGCGAGTACCCCGAATTCATCTCGGCTGGATAGATGGATATCCACATGCAGACGCCCGGCTTGAATCTGGTTCATATACCGCATGAGTTGCTTGAGCGGACCGGTGATTCGGATGGAGATGAACAAGGTTGCAACAATGACCAATACAAGTGCCGCAATGGCAATCATCGCGTTATTCCACGTAAGTGTGGTCGCTCTGGCATATAACGTCTCATTCGGAATCTGTTTGACAATGGTCCAGTCGGCGTACGTGCTGCCAAGTTGCTGGTATACATACATGGAACGATCCTGTTCAAAATGCCCTGCGACATTCTGGGCTGTACCTGTGCTAGATCGCGCGATATTCAGTTCACTAGCCGTTTCCTCTCGTAGTGCATCCGTATGATTGACCTCGGAACGTCCTTGGTAAATAATCTGATTCTGACCATCCACAACATAGATCTGTTCCTTAGCCGGATCATACAGTCTGCCACAGATTGCTGCAATGGTATTCATATTCAGATCAATGGCGAGTACACCCAGACGCTCGGTGGACGGAATATCCTTGATCACCCGATGCAGGGTAATGACCGTTCTTGCAGGGTCATCGGGTGAGGCGGCCTTGAATCCGTACGTGTGACTCATGTGGGCCGATTCCACCCAGATATCCGGGCTGTCACCGCCTGTTTTTCCATGAAGCGAGCCGGAATAGGCCTGTTTTCGTTCCTCCCGCTTCGGAAAGGGATTTGTAATTAAGGTGGATTGATTGGCGGCAAAAGAGTGCAAATACAGCTGGAATACATCCGGCACAGCCGCGCGTATCGTCTGCAAAGTGGTGTACACTTCGGCCACCGCACGATAATCACCAGGAATTTTTGCCAAGTTACGCAGAAAGTTCG
This Paenibacillus xylanexedens DNA region includes the following protein-coding sequences:
- a CDS encoding cache domain-containing sensor histidine kinase, with protein sequence MSKYYSIRTKLIAFMLIATTLPLLASISMTFIQTKTALREQAVEENKRLIYQASTNLNNYVDNVARASLAVYNDPNFLRNLAKIPGDYRAVAEVYTTLQTIRAAVPDVFQLYLHSFAANQSTLITNPFPKREERKQAYSGSLHGKTGGDSPDIWVESAHMSHTYGFKAASPDDPARTVITLHRVIKDIPSTERLGVLAIDLNMNTIAAICGRLYDPAKEQIYVVDGQNQIIYQGRSEVNHTDALREETASELNIARSSTGTAQNVAGHFEQDRSMYVYQQLGSTYADWTIVKQIPNETLYARATTLTWNNAMIAIAALVLVIVATLFISIRITGPLKQLMRYMNQIQAGRLHVDIHLSSRDEFGVLARHFRDMMDTVNNLILREYRLEIANKTNQLKALQAQIHPHFLYNTLQSIGTLALQQQGQRAYTLLSSLSKMLRYSMRDQTCVTLREEAEHARLYLELQQERFGDRLEVDLDFAEDTLSVEMPRMTLQPLIENYFKHGADIQPGKGHISLSSRRINDHWIEIELNNNGPSIPEDKLLEIRGWLHQSHTTTGLSTQESDESESIGLRNVIRRLQLNSHPGHSARLEINNQEPNGVKITVKLYAGE